The region GAGGCGCGCAATCTGGTGAAGCGGTTCGACGGCATGGTGGCGGTGGACAGCATGTCGCTTCGCCTCGGGGCCGGAGAACTCGTCGGCCTGATCGGGCCGAACGGCGCCGGCAAGACAACCATGTTCAACCTGATCGCCGGGAGCCTGAAGCCGAGTGCGGGTGAAATCTGGATAGCAGGTCGCGAGGTCTCGCAGGAAAGTCCGGAGAGGCGCATCGCACGCGGGTCGGACGCACCTTCCAGATTTCGCGGCCCTTTGCGCAGATGAGCGTGCTTGAAAACGTGCTCGTGGGAGCACAGGGACAGGACGGTGAAGGGTTGTTCGCCAATTTCCTCCGGCCGCGCCACGTCCGGCAGCAGGAGAAGGCGGCCATTGAAAAGGCTCGGGCGCTTCTGGATTTCGTGACTCTCTCCGCGCTGGAAAGCCAGCCGGCGCGCGTCCTTTCCGGCGGACAGCGCAAGCTCCTCGAGCTTGCTCGGATCCTTATGGCCGATCCTCGGGCCATCCTCCTCGACGAGCCGGCGGCCGGGGTCAACCCGGCCCTGCTCGAAACGATCATGGAACGCATACTCGCGCTCAACGCCGAGGGTAAATCCATCCTCCTGATCGAGCACAACATGGACATGGTCTCTCGTCTGTGCTCGCGCGTTGTCGCCATGGCACTCGGACGCCCGCTTGCGGAAGGAACGCCCGCGGCGGTCGCCGGAGATCCCGCAGTAATCGAAGCCTATCTCGGGGGCGCTTCATGACCGCGCCCGCCCTTAGCGTCCGAGCCCTCGTCGCGGGATACGAGCCGGACCTCCCGATCGTGCGTGGTATCGACCTTTCGGTGGCGACCGGCCAACTGATTGTCCTGCTCGGCCCGAACGGCGCCGGGAAATCCACCTTCGTCAAGGCGATAGCAGGTGTTGTGCCGATCCATGGCGGCACTGTCGAGCTTGCAGGGCGAGACATCACGCGCACGCCGGCCCACCGAAAGGTGGCCGAGGGCCTGGCCTTCGTGCCGCAAACCGAAAACATCTTCGCGACCATGTCGATCCACGAGAACCTGCAGATTGCCGCGGCCCTGCTGCCGAAACCGGTGCGATCGGAACGCATCGCCGGCCTCTACAAGCGCTTTCCCGATCTTGCCCGGGATTCCCGCCGGCTCGCCGGCGCCCTCTCGGGCGGCCAGAGGCAGATGCTCGCCGTTGCCCGTGCCCTCATCGTGGATCCCGCCGTGCTGATTCTCGACGAACCCTCGGCCGGTCTTTCGCCGAAGATCGTGGGCGAGGTCTTCCACATGCTGAAGGAGATCAATGGGGCCGGCGTCACCATCGTGCTGGTCGAGCAGAACGTGAAGGCGGCACTTGCGATCGCCGACCGCGCCATGATCCTCGTCGAGGGAAAGATCCGCCACACGGGCGAGGCCGCAACGCTGCTCGGCGATCCGGTCGTCGCGAAGCTCTACCTCGGCAGTGGGGCTGCCCCGAAAGAGGTGAAGCCATGAACCCGCAATTTCTTATGGACGGCCTCATCGCCGGTGCGATGATCGGACTTGGTGCCGTGGGAGTGACCCTCACCTACTCGATCCTCCGCTTCTCGAACTTCGCCCACGGGGAGTTCCTTTCCTGGGGTGCCTACATCGCGCTGGCGATCAGCAGCGGGCTCGGATATCTTTCGACCGCCTTCAAGGCACCGATCGCACCGTTCTCCTTCGGCTGGTCCCTGCCGATAGCCGCCATACTCGCCATCGGCCTGACGGGGCTGCTTGCCCTTGCCGTGGATGCACTCCTGTTCGGTCGTCTTCGTGCACGTGGTGCCGCGGTGATCATCCTGGTGATGGCCAGTTTCGGCGCATCCCTGGCGCTCAGGAGCCTGCTCGAATTCATCTTCACCTCGAATCCGGCCTACTACACCAAAGCGCTCCAGATCGCGGTCGGTATTGGTGGCGGCCTGCGTGCCACCCCCGACCAGTTGCTGTCTCTCGGTCTTGCAGCGGTCGCGGTCGCCGCGGTCCATCTGTTGATGACCCGCACGGATATCGGCCGCGCCATGCGGGCCGTCAGCGAAAATCCGGCCCTTGCCGGCATTGCCGGCATTGATGTGCGCAAGGTGATCCGCACCGTCTGGCTGCTCGGCGCAGCACTCGCCTGCGTAGCTGGGATGATGGTCGGGCTCCTCGTCCAGATCCGCCCCTACCTCGGCCACGATCTGCTGCTGCCGCTGTTTGCGGCTGCAATTCTCGGCGGCATCGGCAGCGTTCCGGGCGCCATGATTGCAGGCCTTCTCGTCGGTCTTTCCGAGGCACTTGCGGTGCAGGTGGTCGGCGCCGAGTGGCGTGCCGCCGTTTCCTTCGTCATCCTCGTGGCCGTGCTTGTCGCGCGGCCTCGCGGCCTGTTCGGGAGACCGGCATGAGCCTCGACATCCTCGCCTATGCGGCGTTTTTCCTGACCATGGCCCTGACCTACGCGATCATGTGCCTCGGCCTCAACGTGCAATGGGGCCAGACGGGTCTCTTCAATGTCGGGATTGCCGCATTCGTTGCCATCGGCGCCTATGCTTCCGCCTTGCTGACAACACCCGAGACGGCCGATCGGCTGGGCGGTTTCGGCCTGCCGATCGCCGTCGGCTGGCTTGGTGGCGCCCTTGCGGCCGGCGCCGTCGCCTGGCTGGTCGGCGCGCTGACCATCCGGCTTCGTTCCGACTATCTGGCGATTGCCACCTTCGGCGTTGCGGTATGCGTTCAGCTCTGCGTTCTCAACTTGCAATCGATCACCGGTGGGGCATTCGGCATCGGGTTCATTCCACGCCCGTTCGACAGCTATGCATCGGAGCCGCTCGCATTCGGGCTCGGCAACCTTGTCTTGATGACGGGCGTCGTCGTCCTGCTCTATCTCGCACTCGAGCACATGGCGAGGAGCCCCTGGGGCCGTGTTCTAAGGGCAATCCGCGAGGATGAGACCGCCGCCCAGGCGCTCGGAAAACGGGCGATCCGCTTTCGCTTGCAGGCATTCACCATAGGCGGCGCCATCATGGGACTCGCAGGTGCGGCACAGGGGCATTTCATCGGCTTCATCGCACCCGACAACTACATGCCCATCCTCACCTTCCAGGTCTGGGCCATGCTCATCGTCGGAGGATCCGGCAACAATCGCGGCGCAATCCTCGGCGCGGTCCTCGTCTGGGGCATATGGGCCCTGTCAGCGGCCGGCGTCTCCGCCTTCGTCCCGCCGGAACAGCAGGCTCGGGCCGCCTCGCTGCAGATCGTGGCGATCGGCGTGGGGCTCTGCCTCATACTCCTTCTCCGCCCCCGCGGCATCCTCGGTGAAATCAGCGTCCTGTCCCGGCTGGCCCGGCGTCGCGAACCGCAATCCTCCATGGAACAAAGATCATGACCTCAAAGCCCGAACGCATTGCGCTTACCGAAAACCTCGGGATCAGCCGTCTCGTGTGCGGCCTGTGGCAAGTCGCGGACATCGAGAAAAATGGTACGACCATCGATCCGGACACGGGGGCAGATGCGCTCGAGGCCTATGCCAAGGGCGGCTTCGACACCTTCGACATGGCCGATCACTATGGCACGGCGGAGATCATCACCGGCCGGCTCCTGTCGCGCTACCCCACCCGCGAAGGACGCCCGGTCGCTTTCACCAAGTGGTGCCCCGAGCCCGGTCTCATGACACGCGAGGTCGTACGGCGCGGCGTCGAGGAGCGCCTGACGCGGCTTGGTGTGGAAAAGATCGACCTCCTGCAGTTTCACTGGTGGACATTCGAACACCCGGCCTGGCTCGATGCCCTTCACGAAATGGAAGAAATGCGCCGGGAGGGCCTGATCGAGGCGCTTGGCGTCACGAACTTCGACGCTGCGCATCTGGCGGTTGCCCTGGCGGATGGTATACGTATCGCCACCAACCAGGTTTCTTTCTCGCTTGTGGACCGCCGCGCCGCCGGTTCCCTGTCGGAACTCTGCGCCAGAACCGGTGTTCGGCTGCTTGCCTACGGCACGCTTTGCGGCGGCTTCCTTTCTGAAAAGTGGCTGGGGCAGCCGGAACCGCAACAGATTCCGGACTGGAGCCGATCGAAGTACAAGCGCTTCATCGACACAGCGGGGGGATGGCAGGCTTTCCAGGAGATCCTGAGCGCCGCTGCCGCGATCGCGACGAAGCACGGCGTGTCGCTCTCCAACGTGGCGAGCCGCTGGGTTCTAGAGCACGAGGCCGTGGCGGCAACGATCATTGGCGCGCGGCTTGGCGAAAGTGAGCACCGAGACGACAATCTCAAGGTCTTCAGCTTCGCGCTCGATGACGACGACCGCATCGCCCTCGATGCGGCCTTCGCGGCGACCCGTCCCATTCCCGGCGACTGCGGTGACGAATACCGCAAGCCGCCGTTCCTTACGGCCTCCGGCGACCTCAGCCACCATCTCGACGCCATTCCCTCGATCTACAAGGCGCAGGCTGTTTCGGGGAAACCCGGCCGGTTCCGCGTCTCGTCGGGCAGCGTATGGGAACCGATCGCCGGCTACAGCCGTGCGGTGCGCATTGGCGAACGCATTCTCGTCTCCGGAACCACCGCCACCCATGCCGCCGACCGCTGTGTGGCTCCCGGTGATGCGGGAGCACAGACGACCTATGTGCTGGACAAGATCGCAGCCTCGATCGCGGCACTCGGCGGAAGCATGGAGGACGTCGTTCGCACCCGCATCTACCTTCGCAACGCCGATCTCTGGGAGCCGGTGTCGCGCGCCCATGGCCGCGTCTTCGGAGAGATCCTTCCCGCCAATACCCTGATCGAGGCGGGAAACCTCGTCGGCGACTACGAAGTGGAAATAGAGGCAGAAGCGATCTGCACGGAAGGCCTTCCTTCTCTCTGAGATCCGCTCCTTCGCAGACACACCTTGCTTCTTCCGACGAGCGAGCCATCGCGCTTTGAGAATCTTGGCCCCTGCCGGAGCTGGAGACTTACGAGGCTCCGGCGCGCCATTCGGCTTCCGGATCGCCGAACTGTGAATCGTGCAGCCGGCGATAGGCACCACCTTCCAGCGCCAGCAGTTCTGCGTGTGTCCCCTCTTCGACGACACGACCGCCGCTCACGACGAGAATGCGGTCGGCGCGGGTGATGGTTGCAAGCCGATGCGCGATCACCAGTGTCGTCCGGCCTTCCGAAAGTTCTCCCAGGGACTGTTGGATCGCCCGTTCGGTCTCCGTATCGAGCGCCGACGTCGCCTCGTCGAGAATGAGGATGGCTGGATTTTTCAGGAAGATACGGGCGATTGCAAGCCGCTGCTTCTGGCCGCCCGAGAGTTTGACGCCACGCTCGCCGATGATTGTATCAAGGCCGAGCGGCAGGCCCGCGAGCACCGAATCCAGCCGCGCGCGGCGGGCGGCCTCGAGGATCTCCTCCTCGCTCGCATCGAGCCGCCCATAGGCAATGTTTTCGCGGATCGAGCCCGCGAACAGGAAGACATCCTGCTGGACGATACCGATATTGCTCCTGAGAGAATTCAGCGTCATGTCGCGAATGTCGATCCCGTCGATCAGGATACCGCCGCCCGAAGGTTCGTAGAAACGAGGCAACAGCGAGCACAACGTCGTCTTGCCGGCGCCCGACGGACCGACGAGGGCGACCGTTTCGCCCGCTTTGATCGAAAGGTCGAGCCCGTCGAAGATCGGCCGGTCTGCGCGGTAGCCGAACTGGATCCCATCGAAGCGGACATTGCCCGTCAGCCGCGCGACATCGCGCGCGCCGGGACGATCGGCAATGTCCGGTCGCGTGTCTAGGAATTCGGTGTAGCGCTGGAAGCCGGCAATCCCCTTGGGGTAGGACTCGATCACCGAATTGATCTTCTCGATCGGCCGGAAGAAGACGCCGACGAGCAGCAGGAAACCGACAAAGCCGCCCGCAGTCAGATCCCCGCGCAGCACAAAATAACTCCCCGACAGCATCACCACGACCTGAACGAAGCGCATGGACAGATAGCTGAGCGAGGAAGACGCCGCCATCACCTTGTAGGCCTGGAGCTTGGTGTCACGGTAGTTGCGGTTGTCCTCCGCGAAAAGGCGGCGCTCGTGGTCTTCGTTGGCGAAGGCCTGAACGACGCGGATTCCGCCCACGTTCTCTTCGATGCGCGCGTTGAAATCAGCGACCCGTCCATAAAGCGCATGCCAGGTGCCGGTCATCCGCCCGCCGTAGTAGGTCGTGACGATCGCCGTCAGCGGCACGATGACAGCGGTAATAATGGCAAGGGTCGGGTGCACCCAGAGCATCAGGAGGAAGGCGCCGATCAATGTCATCACGGCAATGAACACGTCCTCAGGCCCATGGTGGGCGACTTCGCCTATCTCCTCGAGATCCTTTGTCAGCTTTGCGACCAGATGCCCGGTCTTCTGGTTGTCGAAGAAGCCGAAGGAGAGTTTCTGCAAGTGGTCGAAGGCCTTCCGCCGCATCTCTGTCTCGATGTTGATCCCGAGCATGTGGCCCCAATAGGTGACGATCACCTGCAACGCGGCATTGATGACGTAGATCGCGAGGAGGCCGGCGGCGGCGAGCGAGATGAGCCCCCATTCACCCGTCGGCAGGAGGCGGTCGATAAAAAGCGTGATCGCCACGGGAAAGGCGAGCTCCAGCAGGCCCGACGCCACCGCGCTGCAGAAATCCAACAGGAAGAGCTTGCGATGCGGCCGATAGTAAGCAGAAAAGCGCTTCATCAGGTCGGACATCGTCAGGCTCCTATCGAATACATGCACATTTCGCCTGGGGACGAGACAATTCCCGCCACCGAAGCGTCGATGCCGGAGATCTGCGGCACTCCGCATTGCGCGTGACAGCCTGAATTGCTCTCTGGCAAAAGCAGGGAACCGCTGGTTTTTCCATTGGACTGATGTCCCGATCAGACGCCCGAATGGTCCGCCCGGTTCCCGGATTGAACTCTCCCGATCACGCGCACCGCGAGCAAACGGGGGAAGGAGCCGTGACATATCGGAAGGCGAACCCCAAGGCAACAAACATGATCTTGAAAATCATGTTATTCGGCCCGATGGGCGAATTGGATGGACGCCGGGAGGCCGAGTTTCCGGTGTCGGCCCGCGGACGTTGTCTCTCAGCTTTCTATCAGTGTTCACTGCGCGGATGACGTGGCAGCGCCTTCCATCGGCGTTGCGCAACTGCCGTTGAAAAGCATGGGCGGCCCGATGTGCATCGGACCGCCGAAGCCCCTGGAGCCGGGAGTGGACGGAGCCTATGCCGGGCGCAACATCCGCTCCACGCAGGACGCAACCATTGCAAGAGAAACGGCGCCCGCGTCGGGATGACCGATGCTTCTTTCAGCCAACGGCCGTGCGCGGCCGAGCTTGGGAGTGAGGGCGGACGTCGCCTCGGCGGCCTTCCGGGCGGCGGCGGAGGCGTCACTCCAGGCATCGGTGAGCGGCCTGCCGGAGGCGGCGGACGCCTCCAGCGCCTCGACGAAGGGAACGAGCGCGTCCACCAGCGTCTTGTCTCCCACCCGGGCACGACCGAGTCGGGTCACGCCGTCGAGCGCAAAGCGGGCTCCCCGGACGACGGCATCGTCGGCAATAGCCAGCTCATCGCTGAGTGCATTGCTCCAGGAGCGCAGCAGCAGGCCCCAGATCGCGCCCGAGGTGCCGCCTGCACGATCGGCCCATGCATCGCCGGCGACAGCGAGCACGCTTGCAGTACCTGCACCCGCTTCCACGGCCGCGTTGGCCGCATCGAGCGCTGCTGCCGAACCGCGCCGCATGCCCTGCCCGTGATCGCCGTCGCCAGCCTGAGCGTCGATCCGCCCAAGCTCGTCTTCCGCTTCCTTGAGCATCTCCGCGATCCCTGCAATGAGACCTGCAATACAGCGCCCCCCGGTCTTGCCGGCCTCCGAAGCGGGCGCAAAGGTCACCGCACCATCCTCGTCGGTGATCACTCCCTCCGCCGGTTCGGTCGCAAACGTCGCGCCGCGCCGCAACACCGGTGTGTCGCACGGCGCCGTCCAGTAGGCCTCCAATTCGTCGTCGAGCCAGAGCAATGTCAGCGAGCAGCCCTGCATGTCGAGGCTGGTGACGAACTCGCCGGCCTCGGGAGCCACAATCTCCAGCCCCGCCTCGCTCAGGAGCGAGGATATCGTGGTCCAGAGAACGAAGAGCTCCTCATACTTCGTCGAGCCGAGACCGTTCAGCACGACACCGACCTTGCGGGTCCCGGCGGGCCGTTCGGCAAGAAGCCTGTCCGTCAGCAACCGGGCAAGATCGGTTGCCGATACAGTAGCCTGCTCCTTGATCCCGGGCTCCCCGTGGATGCCGAGCCCGATGGCCATCTGCCCCTTCGGCACCATGAAGAGCGGGGCGCCGGCCCCAGGCAGCGTGCAGCCGCCAAAGGAAACGCCGAAGGAGACCGTACGGTCGTTGGCGTGCCTGGTAATGCGCTCGACGTCGTCGAGCGAGAGCCCGGCTTCTGCGGCAGCGCCCGCGATCTTGAACACTACGAGATCGCCCGCGATACCGCGGCGCTTTGCTGCCGCATCCGCCGGCGCGCTCGCCACGTCGTCCGTGACGGGTACGATGCGGACGTCGATACCTTCAGCGCGAAGGCGCTCGGCCGCGACCCCAAAGTTCAGAACGTCCCCGGCATAGTTGCCGAACCCGAGCAACACGCCCCCGCCCTGGTTCGCGTGCCGGCAGACGCGCGCCACGGCTGCCGTTGACGGGGAGGCGAAGACGTCGCCCGCCACCGCCGCATCGGCAAGGCCCGGCCCGACATAGCCGGCAAAGGCGGGGTAGTGGCCGGAGCCGCCGCCGACCACGACCGCAACCTTTCCCTCGGGAACCTTGGTCGAACGGACGACGCCGCCTTTGACCGGTCGGACATATCGGCTGTAAAGAGCGGCAAATCCGGCGAGAGC is a window of Sinorhizobium sp. BG8 DNA encoding:
- a CDS encoding ABC transporter ATP-binding protein, producing the protein MSDLMKRFSAYYRPHRKLFLLDFCSAVASGLLELAFPVAITLFIDRLLPTGEWGLISLAAAGLLAIYVINAALQVIVTYWGHMLGINIETEMRRKAFDHLQKLSFGFFDNQKTGHLVAKLTKDLEEIGEVAHHGPEDVFIAVMTLIGAFLLMLWVHPTLAIITAVIVPLTAIVTTYYGGRMTGTWHALYGRVADFNARIEENVGGIRVVQAFANEDHERRLFAEDNRNYRDTKLQAYKVMAASSSLSYLSMRFVQVVVMLSGSYFVLRGDLTAGGFVGFLLLVGVFFRPIEKINSVIESYPKGIAGFQRYTEFLDTRPDIADRPGARDVARLTGNVRFDGIQFGYRADRPIFDGLDLSIKAGETVALVGPSGAGKTTLCSLLPRFYEPSGGGILIDGIDIRDMTLNSLRSNIGIVQQDVFLFAGSIRENIAYGRLDASEEEILEAARRARLDSVLAGLPLGLDTIIGERGVKLSGGQKQRLAIARIFLKNPAILILDEATSALDTETERAIQQSLGELSEGRTTLVIAHRLATITRADRILVVSGGRVVEEGTHAELLALEGGAYRRLHDSQFGDPEAEWRAGAS
- a CDS encoding ABC transporter ATP-binding protein: MTAPALSVRALVAGYEPDLPIVRGIDLSVATGQLIVLLGPNGAGKSTFVKAIAGVVPIHGGTVELAGRDITRTPAHRKVAEGLAFVPQTENIFATMSIHENLQIAAALLPKPVRSERIAGLYKRFPDLARDSRRLAGALSGGQRQMLAVARALIVDPAVLILDEPSAGLSPKIVGEVFHMLKEINGAGVTIVLVEQNVKAALAIADRAMILVEGKIRHTGEAATLLGDPVVAKLYLGSGAAPKEVKP
- a CDS encoding dihydroxyacetone kinase family protein encodes the protein MTTVFDAPETFATTALAGFAALYSRYVRPVKGGVVRSTKVPEGKVAVVVGGGSGHYPAFAGYVGPGLADAAVAGDVFASPSTAAVARVCRHANQGGGVLLGFGNYAGDVLNFGVAAERLRAEGIDVRIVPVTDDVASAPADAAAKRRGIAGDLVVFKIAGAAAEAGLSLDDVERITRHANDRTVSFGVSFGGCTLPGAGAPLFMVPKGQMAIGLGIHGEPGIKEQATVSATDLARLLTDRLLAERPAGTRKVGVVLNGLGSTKYEELFVLWTTISSLLSEAGLEIVAPEAGEFVTSLDMQGCSLTLLWLDDELEAYWTAPCDTPVLRRGATFATEPAEGVITDEDGAVTFAPASEAGKTGGRCIAGLIAGIAEMLKEAEDELGRIDAQAGDGDHGQGMRRGSAAALDAANAAVEAGAGTASVLAVAGDAWADRAGGTSGAIWGLLLRSWSNALSDELAIADDAVVRGARFALDGVTRLGRARVGDKTLVDALVPFVEALEASAASGRPLTDAWSDASAAARKAAEATSALTPKLGRARPLAERSIGHPDAGAVSLAMVASCVERMLRPA
- a CDS encoding branched-chain amino acid ABC transporter permease, with the protein product MNPQFLMDGLIAGAMIGLGAVGVTLTYSILRFSNFAHGEFLSWGAYIALAISSGLGYLSTAFKAPIAPFSFGWSLPIAAILAIGLTGLLALAVDALLFGRLRARGAAVIILVMASFGASLALRSLLEFIFTSNPAYYTKALQIAVGIGGGLRATPDQLLSLGLAAVAVAAVHLLMTRTDIGRAMRAVSENPALAGIAGIDVRKVIRTVWLLGAALACVAGMMVGLLVQIRPYLGHDLLLPLFAAAILGGIGSVPGAMIAGLLVGLSEALAVQVVGAEWRAAVSFVILVAVLVARPRGLFGRPA
- a CDS encoding branched-chain amino acid ABC transporter permease encodes the protein MSLDILAYAAFFLTMALTYAIMCLGLNVQWGQTGLFNVGIAAFVAIGAYASALLTTPETADRLGGFGLPIAVGWLGGALAAGAVAWLVGALTIRLRSDYLAIATFGVAVCVQLCVLNLQSITGGAFGIGFIPRPFDSYASEPLAFGLGNLVLMTGVVVLLYLALEHMARSPWGRVLRAIREDETAAQALGKRAIRFRLQAFTIGGAIMGLAGAAQGHFIGFIAPDNYMPILTFQVWAMLIVGGSGNNRGAILGAVLVWGIWALSAAGVSAFVPPEQQARAASLQIVAIGVGLCLILLLRPRGILGEISVLSRLARRREPQSSMEQRS
- a CDS encoding aldo/keto reductase, translated to MTSKPERIALTENLGISRLVCGLWQVADIEKNGTTIDPDTGADALEAYAKGGFDTFDMADHYGTAEIITGRLLSRYPTREGRPVAFTKWCPEPGLMTREVVRRGVEERLTRLGVEKIDLLQFHWWTFEHPAWLDALHEMEEMRREGLIEALGVTNFDAAHLAVALADGIRIATNQVSFSLVDRRAAGSLSELCARTGVRLLAYGTLCGGFLSEKWLGQPEPQQIPDWSRSKYKRFIDTAGGWQAFQEILSAAAAIATKHGVSLSNVASRWVLEHEAVAATIIGARLGESEHRDDNLKVFSFALDDDDRIALDAAFAATRPIPGDCGDEYRKPPFLTASGDLSHHLDAIPSIYKAQAVSGKPGRFRVSSGSVWEPIAGYSRAVRIGERILVSGTTATHAADRCVAPGDAGAQTTYVLDKIAASIAALGGSMEDVVRTRIYLRNADLWEPVSRAHGRVFGEILPANTLIEAGNLVGDYEVEIEAEAICTEGLPSL